One window from the genome of Dermacentor silvarum isolate Dsil-2018 chromosome 5, BIME_Dsil_1.4, whole genome shotgun sequence encodes:
- the LOC125945831 gene encoding uncharacterized protein LOC125945831, which produces MEEFRTLFRSEFLPPDYERRMRRELELRTQHPDESLLEYVRAMQELYLLADPLASDAEKVERAIRQAHPTFAAYMRSARYRDLNELASDAKRIQGDILAARAYCPPPPPSASLEPRCAWAGGDSTPRNPPKYEATREYREARDLSDRALDPYSYARARCSAPHGQREREPRAPAHEGKSDRGAPLASEGKPPSARDAPRPPQSDRGVVCYRCHERGHIARTCTVRRPTQEPPRPSGNGVGRR; this is translated from the coding sequence ATGGAGGAGTTTAGGACGCTTTTCCGCAGCGAATTCCTCCCTCCTGACTATGAGCGCCGCATGCGTCGCGAGCTAGAGCTTCGGACCCAACACCCCGACGAATCTCTGCTCGAGTATGTCAGAGCTATGCAGGAGCTTTATCTTCTCGCCGACCCTTTGGCATCTGACGCCGAGAAGGTAGAGCGGGCCATTCGTCAAGCCCACCCAACCTTCGCTGCTTACATGCGGAGTGCCCGTTATCGTGACCTAAACGAGTTGGCCTCCGATGCGAAGCGGATTCAGGGCGACATACTAGCAGCGAGAGCCTACTgcccgccgccaccgccgtccgCCTCTCTCGAACCTCGTTGTGcgtgggctggtggtgactcgaCACCCCGTAATCCCCCGAAATACGAGGCCACGAGAGAGTACCGAGAAGCGCGCGACCTTTCTGACCGCGCTCTCGACCCGTACTCGTACGCCCGGGCGCGCTGTTCTGCCCCGCACGGCCAACGAGAGCGGGAACCCCGTGCCCCTGCGCACGAGGGGAAATCCGATCGCGGTGCCCCTTTGGCTAGCGAAGGAAAACCACCCAGCGCCCGAGACGCGCCCAGGCCCCCTCAATCGGACCGAGGCGTTGTCTGCTACCGTTGTCATGAACGCGGCCATATTGCCCGAACATGCACTGTGCGCCGCCCGACGCAAGAGCCTCCTCGCCCGTCGGGAAACGGCGTCGGCCGCCGGTGA